A window of the Blattabacterium cuenoti genome harbors these coding sequences:
- a CDS encoding M20 family metallo-hydrolase: protein MSVVDLQVLKEEAIQLLIQIINTPSISEQENKVSFLIEDYLHQYGFHVKRKFNNIWTENNNYPKQENIQTILLNSHHDTVKPGSNWITDPFTAIKQEDKLIGLGSNDAGASVVSLISTFIYLSKLSELPYKLILSITAEEEISGSSGVRSILHELGSIDLGIVGEPTQMQVAIAEKGLIVLDCIAEGKTGHSARNTGINAIYIATRDIERLRNFYFYRKSDLLGSTTLNVTQIQGGIQHNVIPDICSFVIDIRTNELYKNEELIEMIRKKIHSKMNPRSSHLNSSFINPMHPIVLRAKLVGRKIYGSPTLSDQSIMPFSTIKIGVGDSVRSHTPNEYVFISEIMEGIDIYICLLKDFNF, encoded by the coding sequence ATGTCTGTAGTCGATTTACAAGTTTTAAAAGAAGAAGCGATACAACTTCTGATACAGATCATCAATACGCCTTCTATATCTGAACAAGAAAATAAGGTTTCTTTCCTAATAGAGGATTATCTTCATCAGTATGGATTTCATGTAAAAAGAAAATTTAACAATATATGGACTGAAAACAATAATTATCCTAAACAAGAAAATATACAAACTATATTATTAAATTCTCATCATGATACGGTAAAACCAGGAAGTAATTGGATAACAGATCCTTTTACGGCGATCAAACAAGAAGATAAACTAATTGGATTAGGTAGTAATGATGCTGGAGCTTCTGTCGTTTCATTGATATCTACTTTTATATATTTAAGTAAATTATCGGAATTACCTTATAAATTAATACTTTCTATTACTGCAGAAGAAGAAATATCTGGCTCTTCAGGTGTAAGATCAATTTTACATGAATTGGGATCTATAGACTTAGGAATTGTGGGAGAACCAACACAAATGCAAGTAGCTATTGCTGAAAAAGGACTAATAGTATTAGATTGTATAGCTGAAGGAAAAACAGGACACTCTGCGAGAAATACAGGAATCAACGCTATTTATATAGCCACAAGAGATATAGAACGCTTGAGAAACTTTTATTTTTATAGAAAATCGGATTTACTAGGTTCTACTACTTTAAATGTAACTCAAATACAAGGAGGAATACAACATAATGTCATTCCTGATATTTGTTCTTTTGTCATAGATATCAGAACTAATGAATTATATAAAAATGAGGAATTGATTGAAATGATACGAAAAAAAATTCATTCTAAAATGAATCCACGTTCTTCTCATTTAAATTCATCTTTTATAAATCCTATGCATCCTATTGTTTTAAGAGCTAAATTGGTAGGAAGAAAGATTTATGGATCTCCTACTCTTTCAGATCAAAGCATAATGCCTTTTTCTACTATTAAAATTGGAGTAGGAGATAGTGTACGTTCTCATACGCCTAATGAATATGTTTTTATTTCAGAAATCATGGAAGGAATAGATATTTATATCTGTTTGTTGAAAGATTTTAACTTTTGA
- the argB gene encoding acetylglutamate kinase, with protein MKIHIVKIGGHLINDCKSLHDSLEAFCQLKGYKILIHGGGRKADFLSKKMGIFPKMVQGRRITNKETLDIVVMTYAGIINKNIVARLQSYHCNALGLCGADGNCIKSYLRKMTNIDYGYVGDINVKSINTHLIKFLLKNNIIPVLCSITHNGIGNLLNTNADTIAAYLAMSLSKDKEKDCEVEVELHFCFEKKGVLRDLQDSESYLKKINFHLFQKMKQNHTITNGMIPKLENAFFALKNGVSKVSIGHPNHLNDVNKTMLCL; from the coding sequence ATGAAAATCCATATAGTAAAAATTGGAGGTCATTTAATTAATGATTGTAAGTCTCTTCATGATTCTTTGGAAGCTTTTTGTCAACTAAAAGGATATAAAATATTGATTCATGGAGGAGGAAGAAAAGCAGATTTTCTTTCAAAGAAAATGGGGATTTTCCCAAAAATGGTACAGGGTAGAAGAATAACAAATAAAGAAACTTTGGATATAGTTGTTATGACTTATGCAGGAATAATTAATAAAAATATTGTGGCGAGATTACAATCTTATCATTGTAATGCATTAGGTTTGTGTGGAGCAGATGGAAATTGTATTAAATCATATTTACGTAAAATGACAAATATTGATTATGGATATGTGGGAGATATTAATGTAAAAAGTATTAATACACATTTAATAAAATTTTTATTAAAAAATAATATCATTCCTGTATTATGTTCTATTACACATAATGGAATCGGAAATTTACTCAATACAAATGCAGATACAATAGCTGCTTATCTTGCTATGTCCTTATCTAAGGACAAGGAAAAAGATTGTGAAGTTGAAGTAGAGTTACATTTTTGTTTTGAAAAAAAAGGGGTTTTACGAGATCTGCAAGATTCGGAGTCTTATTTAAAAAAAATAAATTTTCATTTATTTCAAAAAATGAAACAAAATCATACCATAACAAATGGTATGATTCCTAAATTGGAAAATGCTTTTTTTGCATTAAAAAATGGAGTATCTAAGGTAAGTATAGGACACCCTAACCATTTAAATGATGTTAATAAGACTATGCTATGTCTGTAG
- the trxA gene encoding thioredoxin yields MLQEINDDNFEKLISESEKPVLVDFWAPWCAPCRALSVLLEEVFSEFHTKVSIFKLNVDNNPKTSDKHGIRSIPTMIFFKNGEKKDIHIGILSKEDIRKKLDALVIS; encoded by the coding sequence ATGTTACAAGAAATAAACGATGACAATTTTGAAAAGTTGATTTCTGAATCAGAAAAACCTGTTCTAGTAGATTTTTGGGCTCCATGGTGTGCTCCATGTAGAGCTTTATCTGTTTTACTAGAAGAAGTATTTTCTGAATTTCATACAAAAGTATCAATTTTTAAGTTGAATGTGGATAACAATCCAAAAACTTCTGATAAACATGGGATACGTAGTATTCCTACTATGATTTTTTTTAAAAATGGAGAAAAAAAAGATATCCATATTGGGATTCTTTCTAAAGAAGATATAAGAAAAAAATTAGATGCTTTAGTTATTTCATAA
- a CDS encoding LptF/LptG family permease gives MIIKKLDLYMIRLFIAPFLIIYSTIFIIFMIQFFWSQIDELTDKNISLFIILKFIFYFGMSILPLVTPIALLFTSIIMFGDFSENQELIAIKSSGISLFRVMIPILGITFVLSIGLYLFSDFAIPKVKMKAKKLGYQISLTHPFLRLKEGIFVNLLPNFFIKVDRKSINSNYLHNIFIFFYDKNSLVNTILSRKGVLISNKEDGSIQLKLINGVLYSENETKKEQYSYQIVEFDTLIQNFKTISELKIKNLDDYDFYQTLNTKNLLKKINFLKKYKNTNTYENKIYLAKLKLELQKKFTFPVTCIIMFLTGAPLGAIIRKGGIGYPTMIAMIIFIIYYTLLTITQNKVEKAEISPCIGAWIPNFIFFPVSIWMTYKTVMDDFYI, from the coding sequence ATGATAATAAAAAAACTTGATTTATACATGATTCGTTTATTTATCGCTCCTTTTTTAATTATTTATTCTACAATATTTATTATTTTTATGATCCAATTTTTTTGGAGTCAAATAGATGAACTAACAGATAAAAATATTAGTCTTTTTATAATATTAAAATTTATATTTTACTTTGGTATGTCTATTCTACCATTAGTAACTCCTATTGCTCTATTATTCACTTCTATTATAATGTTTGGTGATTTTTCAGAAAATCAAGAATTGATCGCTATAAAATCTTCTGGAATATCTCTTTTTCGTGTCATGATTCCTATTTTAGGGATAACCTTTGTTTTATCCATTGGATTGTATTTATTTTCAGATTTTGCTATTCCAAAAGTAAAAATGAAAGCTAAAAAATTAGGATATCAAATATCATTAACTCATCCATTTTTAAGATTAAAAGAAGGAATTTTCGTAAACCTTCTCCCAAATTTTTTCATAAAAGTTGATAGAAAATCAATAAATAGTAATTATTTACATAATATATTTATTTTTTTTTATGATAAAAATTCACTTGTCAATACTATTCTTTCTCGAAAAGGAGTTTTAATTTCAAATAAAGAGGATGGATCTATCCAATTGAAACTAATCAATGGAGTTTTATATAGTGAAAATGAAACCAAAAAAGAACAATATTCTTATCAAATTGTAGAATTTGATACTTTAATTCAAAATTTTAAAACTATTTCAGAATTAAAAATAAAAAACTTAGATGACTATGATTTTTATCAAACCCTAAATACAAAAAATCTTCTTAAAAAGATTAACTTTTTAAAAAAATATAAAAATACCAATACCTACGAAAATAAAATATACTTAGCCAAGCTGAAATTAGAATTGCAAAAAAAATTTACATTTCCAGTAACATGCATTATAATGTTTCTTACTGGAGCACCATTAGGTGCTATTATTAGAAAAGGAGGAATAGGTTATCCTACTATGATAGCAATGATTATATTCATCATTTATTATACTTTACTAACTATCACTCAAAATAAAGTAGAAAAAGCTGAAATATCTCCATGTATAGGAGCTTGGATCCCAAATTTTATTTTTTTTCCAGTAAGTATATGGATGACTTATAAAACTGTAATGGATGATTTTTATATATAA
- the ribB gene encoding 3,4-dihydroxy-2-butanone-4-phosphate synthase, with amino-acid sequence MLFDSNQNFNRIEEAIQDIQNGKIIIVVDDKNRENEGDFIVAAEKITPKIVNFFITHGRGLVCVSLTEEKCDQLELQMMVKNNTDPRKTAFTVSVDLRGYGVSTGISVSDRAKTIFALVNEVKPGVFNKPGHIFPLRAKKGGVLERPGHTEAAIDITQIAGCTPGGVLVEILNKNGSMARLPQLIQIAKKFHMKIISIEDLIKYKIKCGLDGI; translated from the coding sequence ATGCTTTTTGATTCAAATCAAAATTTTAATAGGATTGAAGAGGCCATACAGGATATACAAAATGGAAAAATTATTATTGTGGTTGATGATAAAAATCGTGAAAATGAAGGAGATTTCATAGTCGCTGCTGAAAAAATAACTCCTAAAATTGTAAATTTTTTCATTACTCATGGAAGAGGATTAGTTTGTGTTTCCTTAACAGAAGAAAAATGTGATCAATTAGAACTTCAAATGATGGTAAAAAATAACACAGATCCTAGGAAGACGGCCTTCACCGTATCCGTAGATTTGCGAGGTTATGGGGTTAGCACTGGTATTTCTGTTTCAGATAGAGCCAAAACTATTTTCGCCCTAGTTAATGAAGTTAAACCAGGAGTATTTAACAAACCAGGACATATATTCCCTCTACGTGCAAAAAAAGGAGGTGTATTAGAAAGACCTGGACATACAGAAGCTGCTATTGACATAACTCAAATAGCAGGATGCACTCCTGGAGGCGTCTTGGTAGAAATACTAAACAAAAATGGATCTATGGCTCGTTTACCCCAATTGATTCAAATAGCTAAAAAATTTCATATGAAAATTATATCCATAGAAGATCTTATTAAATATAAGATAAAATGCGGTCTGGACGGGATTTGA
- a CDS encoding Rossmann-fold NAD(P)-binding domain-containing protein translates to MKKFFSVEDVINVHDLIKDALLLKKHPYDFQHIGKNKTIGLVFFNPSLRTRISCQKAAFNLGCNTWILDVQKDSWTIEMNDGNVMNLTQEHLKEAISVMSMYCDILAVRTFPNLVDPDYDYKEIIFNKILNYSRVPVINMESATLHPLQSLADVMTIAEFTSIFKNRCKVVLSWAPHVKSLPHSVANSFSQWISKIEHINFIITCPEKYNLHKKFSNGIYTTHNQNEAFINADFIYAKNWSSYLDYGKILCQNSDWMITENKMKLTNQAKFMHCLPVRRNVVVEDAVLDSKYSIVLEQAKNRIYASQIIFLKMLQSLS, encoded by the coding sequence ATGAAAAAATTTTTTAGTGTAGAAGATGTTATTAATGTACATGATCTCATTAAAGATGCTCTTCTTTTGAAAAAACATCCATATGATTTTCAACATATTGGAAAGAATAAAACAATTGGATTAGTTTTTTTTAATCCTAGTTTACGTACAAGAATTAGTTGTCAAAAAGCGGCTTTTAACTTAGGATGTAATACTTGGATATTAGATGTTCAGAAGGATTCTTGGACGATTGAAATGAATGATGGAAATGTCATGAATCTTACACAAGAACATCTTAAAGAAGCAATTTCTGTGATGAGTATGTATTGTGATATTCTTGCAGTAAGAACTTTCCCGAACCTGGTAGATCCAGATTATGATTATAAAGAAATTATTTTTAATAAAATATTAAATTATTCCAGAGTTCCAGTAATTAACATGGAAAGTGCAACTTTGCATCCTTTACAATCTTTAGCTGATGTTATGACTATTGCAGAATTTACATCTATTTTCAAAAATAGATGTAAAGTTGTATTAAGTTGGGCTCCTCATGTAAAATCATTGCCTCATTCCGTCGCAAATTCTTTTTCTCAATGGATATCCAAAATAGAACATATAAATTTTATCATTACGTGTCCAGAAAAATATAATTTACATAAAAAATTTTCTAATGGAATTTATACGACACATAATCAAAATGAAGCATTTATAAATGCAGATTTTATTTATGCTAAAAATTGGAGTAGTTACTTAGATTATGGAAAAATTCTTTGTCAAAATTCAGATTGGATGATTACTGAAAATAAAATGAAACTAACCAATCAAGCTAAATTTATGCATTGTTTGCCTGTAAGGAGAAATGTAGTAGTGGAAGATGCGGTTTTAGATAGCAAATATTCCATTGTATTAGAACAAGCAAAAAACAGAATTTACGCTTCGCAAATAATTTTTTTAAAAATGTTACAATCTTTATCATGA
- a CDS encoding DNA translocase FtsK 4TM domain-containing protein, translating to MKRNEKKTVKIIFGFFLLGSGIFLFLSFFSFLYHWKNDQSQLEKLFDKEIIAENLLGKIGAIVSHYFIHCGIGISSFFIPILFFFTGLKIILNKKLLNNFYKSTIYKLLFFSIWLPIFFYVIVPNQGIFSGIFGFEIGNYLIHLIGKVGLYILIFTSIIFYLIIIFRIRTLTIKNVMKKKIQNINKKIDVKLNFLNTKIINKPEMDTSFSQDKNILHSILYKKKEDFSSIDLKIDLESNKKKITQILNYYNIEISEIKASIGPTITLYEIYPKIGTRISKIKNLKNEIALNLSAISIRIIAPIPGKGSIGIEIPNYKRYTVYMQDILFSEESNKKSHKMELPISLGKTVFNEIFIVDLAKMPHLLIAGSTGQGKSVGLNIMIVFLLYKKNPKDIKFILIDPKKVELSIYKKISKSYFAILPNSIEPIITDLHEVKNILNSLCKEMDQRYAILEKYKVRNIKEYNNVKYNKHHLPYIILIIDEFADLNMNNQKQIETYITRLAQLARAVGIHLIIATQRPSVDVITGLIKSNFTARIAFKVSSKIDSRTILDCTGAEQLVGKGDMLFSNRNELIRLQCPFMELSDIKKIVDFYENKKNEYFFLPEPDM from the coding sequence ATGAAAAGAAATGAAAAGAAAACTGTTAAAATCATTTTTGGATTTTTTTTATTAGGAAGTGGTATTTTTTTATTTTTAAGTTTTTTTTCTTTTCTTTATCATTGGAAAAATGATCAAAGTCAACTCGAAAAACTTTTCGATAAAGAAATCATAGCAGAAAATTTACTTGGAAAAATAGGAGCGATCGTATCTCACTATTTTATTCACTGTGGAATAGGAATTAGTTCTTTTTTTATTCCTATATTATTTTTTTTCACAGGGTTAAAAATTATTCTTAATAAAAAACTATTAAATAATTTTTACAAATCAACAATATATAAATTGTTGTTCTTTAGCATATGGCTTCCCATATTTTTTTATGTCATTGTTCCTAATCAAGGAATATTCAGTGGAATTTTTGGATTTGAAATAGGAAACTACTTAATTCATTTAATTGGAAAAGTAGGATTATATATACTTATTTTTACGAGTATCATTTTTTATTTAATTATCATTTTTCGTATCAGGACTCTAACCATAAAAAATGTCATGAAAAAAAAAATACAAAATATTAATAAAAAAATAGATGTAAAATTAAATTTTTTAAATACAAAAATTATCAATAAACCAGAAATGGATACTTCTTTCAGTCAAGATAAAAACATTCTTCATTCTATTCTTTATAAAAAAAAGGAAGACTTTTCATCTATTGATTTGAAAATCGATTTGGAATCGAATAAAAAAAAAATCACTCAAATCCTAAACTATTATAATATAGAAATAAGTGAAATAAAAGCGAGTATAGGACCTACTATAACTTTGTATGAAATATATCCTAAAATTGGAACACGTATTTCTAAAATAAAAAACTTAAAAAATGAGATTGCTTTAAATTTATCTGCTATATCCATAAGAATTATAGCTCCTATACCTGGAAAAGGATCCATTGGGATTGAGATCCCCAATTATAAACGGTATACCGTTTATATGCAAGACATTTTATTTTCAGAAGAAAGTAACAAAAAAAGTCATAAAATGGAACTTCCCATTTCTTTAGGAAAAACTGTATTTAATGAGATTTTTATTGTAGATTTAGCGAAAATGCCTCATTTACTTATAGCAGGATCAACAGGACAAGGAAAATCCGTAGGGTTAAATATAATGATTGTTTTTCTATTATATAAAAAAAATCCGAAAGATATCAAGTTTATTTTGATTGATCCAAAAAAAGTAGAATTATCAATATATAAAAAGATTTCAAAATCTTATTTTGCGATACTTCCGAATTCTATAGAACCTATCATTACAGATTTACATGAAGTAAAAAATATATTAAATTCTTTATGTAAAGAAATGGATCAAAGATATGCTATTTTAGAAAAATATAAGGTTAGAAATATTAAGGAATATAATAATGTAAAATACAATAAACATCATTTGCCTTATATCATATTAATTATTGATGAATTTGCCGATTTAAATATGAATAACCAAAAACAAATAGAAACATATATAACCCGGTTAGCACAGCTTGCTCGTGCTGTAGGCATTCATTTGATTATAGCGACACAACGTCCATCTGTAGATGTAATTACGGGATTAATTAAATCCAATTTTACTGCAAGAATTGCGTTTAAAGTAAGTTCTAAAATAGATTCTAGAACTATATTAGATTGTACAGGTGCTGAACAATTAGTAGGAAAAGGGGATATGCTATTTTCAAATAGAAATGAATTGATACGATTACAATGTCCATTTATGGAATTATCAGATATTAAGAAAATTGTTGATTTTTATGAAAATAAAAAAAATGAGTACTTTTTTTTGCCAGAACCGGATATGTAA
- the carB gene encoding carbamoyl-phosphate synthase (glutamine-hydrolyzing) large subunit, translating to MKIDKVLILGSGALKIGEAGEFDYSGTQALKALKEEGVYTILINPNIATVQTSKGIADKVYFLPLTLFFIKRIIDKERPQGILLSFGGQTALNCGIQLFKEGIIEKYKIQVLGTSIESIIHSEDRNLFRNRLTEINIKTAKSFVVHSMDDAISYSLEIGFPIIIRSAYTLGGLGSGFAKNVNDLKKIVNKAFSYSSQIVVEEYLEGWKEIEYEIVRDQYDNCISVCNMENFDPIGIHTGESIVVAPSQTLTNSEYYSLRKLAIYIARDFHIVGECNVQFALNPSSEDYRVIEVNARLSRSSALASKATGYPLAFVAAKLSLGYGLHELKNSITKNTSAFFEPALDYVVCKIPRWDLGKFYGVSNRIGSSMKSVGEVMAIGGSFEEALQKGIRMLDIGMQGFINVMHRKKLKSVRLLKEYLKKPTDQRIFFLEEALEEGLSIKEIHHLTKIDPWFLYQLDNIFQTKKKIDRFDNLIDLPEELLRKAKKEGFSDIQIASLFFKKNGDYNIFNLEKEIREYRKVKNIVPYVRQIDTLASEYPAHTNYLYLTYHAIQHDIIYEEDKKSVITLGSGVYRIGSSVEFDWCCVNALNTIHKESYRSIMINYNPETVSTDFDVCDRLYFEELTLERVLDIIELENPKGTIVSMGGQIPNNLVLKLYEKKVKILGTSPVSIDKVENRYKFSNAMDHLKIRQPRWKELSDFNAIHQFIKEVDFPILVRPSYVLSGANMNVISNQEELQHYLRDKESISSEYPLVITEFIKNAKEIELDAVSQNGEILYYAISEHVEFAGVHSGDATLVYPPHNLYLSTLKEIIRISEKISKYFNISGPFNIQFLSKDNEVKVIECNLRASRSFPFVSKVSRFNMIELATQVILGKKKNKIEPNFFITNFLGVKASQFSFTRLQDADPILGVDMASTGEVGCLGNTFDEALLKSMLSVGYTVPKKNILISGGPIESKLDLLEVVKLLHKKGYILFATEGTNSFLSHNGIPSIKVYWPNVKKYSNVLELIKNKKLDLIINIPKNLSKSELNNDYTIRRYAVDFNIPLLTNARLAKAFIQAFCNLSTDQLFIKAWDEY from the coding sequence ATGAAAATAGATAAAGTACTCATCCTGGGATCAGGTGCATTAAAAATAGGAGAAGCTGGTGAATTTGATTATTCTGGAACACAAGCATTAAAAGCTCTTAAAGAGGAGGGGGTTTATACTATATTGATTAATCCAAATATTGCTACAGTTCAAACTTCAAAAGGAATTGCTGATAAAGTTTATTTTCTTCCTTTAACTCTATTTTTTATTAAACGTATTATAGATAAGGAAAGACCACAAGGAATTTTATTGTCTTTTGGTGGACAGACTGCATTGAATTGTGGAATTCAACTTTTTAAAGAAGGAATTATAGAAAAATATAAAATTCAAGTTTTAGGAACTTCTATTGAATCTATTATTCACAGTGAAGATAGAAACTTATTTAGAAATAGGTTAACTGAGATTAACATAAAAACGGCAAAAAGTTTTGTAGTTCATTCTATGGATGATGCTATTTCCTATTCTTTAGAAATAGGATTTCCTATTATTATTAGATCAGCTTATACCCTTGGAGGTTTAGGAAGTGGTTTTGCTAAAAATGTTAATGATTTAAAAAAGATAGTAAATAAGGCTTTTTCTTACTCTTCTCAAATTGTTGTAGAAGAATATTTAGAAGGATGGAAAGAAATTGAATATGAAATTGTTAGAGACCAATATGATAATTGTATTTCTGTATGCAATATGGAAAACTTTGATCCTATAGGCATTCACACAGGAGAAAGCATTGTTGTAGCTCCGTCGCAAACCTTAACAAATTCTGAATATTATAGTTTAAGAAAGTTAGCGATATATATAGCTAGAGATTTTCATATAGTAGGAGAATGTAACGTTCAGTTTGCGTTAAATCCTAGTTCAGAAGATTATCGTGTTATTGAAGTTAATGCACGTCTTTCTCGGTCTAGTGCTCTTGCTTCTAAAGCGACAGGTTATCCTTTAGCTTTTGTTGCGGCTAAATTATCTTTAGGATACGGATTGCACGAATTAAAAAATTCTATAACTAAAAATACTTCTGCTTTTTTTGAACCTGCATTGGATTATGTAGTATGTAAAATTCCTAGATGGGATCTAGGAAAATTTTATGGTGTTTCTAATAGAATTGGAAGTAGTATGAAAAGTGTAGGAGAAGTTATGGCTATTGGGGGTTCTTTTGAAGAAGCCTTACAAAAAGGAATTCGTATGTTAGATATAGGAATGCAAGGATTCATTAATGTAATGCATAGAAAAAAATTAAAATCAGTTCGATTACTAAAAGAATATCTAAAAAAACCGACAGACCAAAGAATTTTCTTTTTAGAAGAGGCTTTAGAAGAAGGTCTTTCCATAAAAGAAATCCATCATTTGACAAAGATAGATCCATGGTTTTTATACCAACTTGATAATATTTTTCAAACAAAAAAAAAGATAGATCGTTTTGATAATTTGATAGATCTTCCGGAAGAATTGTTACGAAAAGCCAAAAAAGAAGGATTCTCTGATATACAAATAGCTAGTCTTTTTTTTAAAAAAAATGGAGATTACAATATTTTTAATTTAGAGAAAGAAATAAGAGAATATAGAAAAGTAAAAAATATAGTTCCATATGTAAGACAAATTGATACTTTAGCTTCTGAATATCCTGCCCATACGAATTATTTGTATTTAACATATCATGCTATTCAACATGATATTATTTACGAGGAAGATAAAAAGTCTGTCATTACATTAGGATCTGGTGTTTATAGGATTGGAAGTAGTGTTGAATTCGATTGGTGTTGTGTCAATGCATTAAATACGATTCATAAAGAATCTTACAGATCCATAATGATAAATTATAATCCTGAAACTGTCAGTACTGATTTTGATGTATGTGATAGATTATATTTTGAAGAGTTGACTTTAGAACGTGTATTAGATATTATTGAACTAGAAAACCCCAAAGGGACAATTGTATCCATGGGAGGACAAATTCCTAATAATTTAGTTTTAAAACTTTATGAAAAAAAGGTAAAAATTTTAGGAACTTCTCCTGTATCCATAGATAAAGTAGAAAATAGATATAAGTTTTCTAATGCTATGGATCATTTAAAGATTAGACAACCTAGATGGAAAGAATTATCAGATTTTAATGCGATTCATCAATTTATAAAAGAAGTAGATTTTCCTATATTGGTTAGACCTTCTTATGTTCTTTCAGGAGCAAATATGAATGTTATTTCTAATCAAGAGGAACTGCAGCATTATCTTCGTGATAAAGAATCTATATCTTCTGAATATCCATTAGTTATTACAGAATTCATTAAAAATGCTAAGGAAATTGAATTAGATGCTGTTTCTCAAAATGGAGAAATTTTGTATTATGCTATATCAGAACATGTAGAATTTGCAGGAGTACATTCAGGAGATGCAACATTAGTATATCCTCCACATAATCTATATTTATCTACATTAAAAGAAATTATTCGCATATCTGAAAAAATATCCAAATATTTTAATATATCTGGTCCTTTCAATATTCAATTTTTATCTAAAGACAATGAAGTAAAAGTAATTGAATGTAATTTGAGAGCTTCCAGAAGTTTTCCTTTTGTATCAAAAGTATCTCGTTTTAATATGATTGAATTAGCTACTCAAGTTATTCTTGGAAAGAAGAAAAATAAAATAGAACCTAATTTTTTTATTACAAATTTTTTGGGGGTAAAAGCTTCTCAATTTTCTTTTACCCGTTTGCAAGATGCAGATCCTATTTTAGGTGTAGATATGGCTTCGACAGGAGAAGTAGGATGTTTAGGAAATACTTTTGATGAAGCACTTTTAAAATCTATGCTTTCTGTAGGTTATACTGTTCCCAAAAAAAATATATTGATATCTGGAGGTCCTATTGAATCTAAATTAGATCTTTTAGAAGTTGTAAAACTTTTGCATAAAAAAGGATATATATTGTTTGCGACAGAAGGTACCAATAGTTTTTTATCCCATAATGGAATTCCTTCAATAAAAGTTTATTGGCCTAATGTCAAGAAATATTCAAATGTTCTTGAGTTAATAAAAAATAAAAAATTGGATCTTATTATTAATATTCCAAAAAATCTAAGTAAATCAGAGTTAAATAATGATTATACTATTAGACGTTATGCTGTAGATTTTAATATTCCTTTACTCACTAATGCGCGTTTAGCAAAAGCTTTTATACAAGCATTTTGTAATTTATCTACAGATCAATTATTTATAAAAGCTTGGGATGAATACTGA